GGCGTTCGGCCTCACGCCCGCGCGCGGCGTCCTGCTCATCGGCGTGCAAGGCTGCGGCAAGAGCCTCGCCGCGAAGGCGGTCGCCGGCGAGTGGCGTCTCCCGATCGTCCGCCTCGACCCGGCGAACCTGTTCTCGAAGTACATCGGCGAGACGGAGAAGACGCTCCGGCGCACGCTCGCGACGATCGAGTCGATGGCGCCGCTCGTCGTCTGGATCGACGAGCTCGAGAAGGCGTTCGCGAGCTCGCGCGAGAACGACGGCGGCGTGTCGGCGCGGCTCATGGGCTCGCTCCTGGCCTGGCTCCAGGAGCACCGCGCGCGCGTCTTCGTCGTCGCGACGGCGAACGACGTCGCCGCGCTGCCGCCCGAGCTCCTCCGCAAGGGACGCTTCGACGAGCTGTTCTTCGTCGACCTCCCCGATCCTCACGCGCGCTCGGAGCTCTTTCGGATCCACCTCGCGTCGCGCGGGAGGATCGTCGACGAAGGGACGGTGCGCGAGGTCGTCCTCGCGACGGAGGGGTGGAGCGGCGCCGAGATCGAGCAGGCGGTCATCGCCGCGCTCCACGCCGCGTTCTCGGCGAACGTCGAGCTCGGCGCGGAGCACCTGCTCGCGGAGAGCCGCGCGACGACGCCGCTCTCGGTCACGATGGCCGAGCGCATCGGCGCGCTCCGCGCCTGGGCCGACGGGCGCGCCGTCCGCGCCGACGGCGGGTGAGGCTCAGCCGCCGGCCTTGATGCCGGCGCCCTTGCGCAGCTTCTTCACGAACGTCTTCGTCACCTGACCGTGACTCGCCTCGTGCTCGTAGATCTCGAGCACGAGCTTGGCCTTCGCGTCCGCGCTGAGCGCCGTCTTCTCGACCTCGTTCATCAAGAGGATGCCCATCGGCGTCGTCGGCTTCGTCTCCTTCACGACGACGCCCTGACGATTCGTCGGGACGCCGTGGTGCGAAGGCTTGGTCTTCGTCACGTCGTGGAACCCGGTGTCCACCCGGCGCTTCCCGTTCCCGTGACAGCTCGGGCACTTCGCGCGCTGCCCCCAAGCGTTGTCGATCGTCCCGTCCCCGCCGCACACACCGCAGAGCTCGATCTCTTGGGGCTTGTTCATGGCTACACCTTTACGCTCGCGCGGCGCCCGCGACCAGCGACCGCTTACCGGAGGCGCTTCTCGATCGCGAAGCCGATGTTGACGGCGCTCTTCATGCCCTCCTGGATCGGACCCGGCGGCACGGCGTCGATCGCGGCGGCGAGCGCCTCGCGCGGGTGCCCGGTGACGAGCGCCTTCACCGCCTTGATCCCGGAGACGATCTGCTTGCCGAAGGGGAGCGCCGACAAGATCGACTCGGCCTTCTCCAGACCGAGCGACTTGGCGCGCTCGATGAGGCGCTCCTTGACGTTCTTCGCCAGCGCCTCGAGCTCCGCCATCCGCGCGCGCTTCTGGGTTTGATCGACGATCGTGTACAGCGACGCCTCTCCTTCGGCCTTCTCGATCTCCCCGAGCGTGCGGACGAGCTCTCCCTGGTAGTGGCGCTCGTACTCCGCGTCGCCGTGCGCCGCGCGCATCGTCGCTTCGAGGGAGGCGGCGATGTCGAGGCTCTGCTTGCTCAGCTGCCGCGCGAACTCGCGCGCGCTCTCGAGGCTCACCTTCGGCGCCTCGTTGATCTGCTTCTTGGAGGCCGCCGCCAGATCCATCACCGCCTTGGGATCGCCGCCGTGGACGACGCCTTCGAAGGACGCGAGCATCGCGGTGTGCGTCGCCATCTGGAGGCGCGCCTGATCGCGCAGCGACATCATCTGCGCCAGCTCGCCGACCAGCGCGTCCGACGCCTTGCTCTCCGTCTTGTGCTCGAACGCCACGATCATGGCGGCGTACTGCATCGCCGCGAGCTCGGTGCTCCAAGACACCCCCGTCGTGCCCTCCTGCTCCTTGAGCAGGTACGCCCCCAGCGCGTCGACGGTGGGCACCGCGACGCCGAGCTGCTTCTTGGCCTGCGCGTCGCGCGACAGAGCGACCATGCGGTCCATGTTCTCCTTCGAGGTCTGCTCGAAGAACTTGCCCATGCGCCGCTTGTTGGCCGGCACCGGCGTCGGCATCAGCTTGTGCTTGCGCAGGAAGGCGACGTGCTGATCGAACGGCGCCGCCTCGAGGTTGTTGAAGCCCTTGACGCCGAGGATCACGTCGTTCGACGTCATCGCTTGCTCGGCGTGCTTGCCGACGATCTCCGCCGATCGCTTGCGGTGATACTCGAGCTGCTCTTTGATCTTCTCGTCTTCGACCGGCGCGTTCTTGGCGATCGCGACGCGCGACTCGGCGGCCCATCGCTCCGTCTTTGCGCTGTCGGCGCCGACCCCACACCCGGACAACGACAACGACAGTCCCAGCACGAGCGCCTTGCGATGAGCGAAAGCGCGGTCTACCGCTACAGCCTGAACTTCCAGTCTCTTGCGCGCGAGCTGCGGTTCGTTCGCGAGATGGCTCAGGCTGCCGGACGCGAGTTGGACGCCATTCCGGACGGAGCAGATCCGGGACGACTTCTTGTCGAGTCGCTTCAAGCGCTGATGTTTCGCGCCCGCGCTCAGCTCGCTCAGAGTGAGACGGTCGACGAAAAGACGCTTGAGAGCTTGACCGTGAGCGCACGTAACCTCGCTCAAGCGATGAAGACGAACGTTGATACGGAGGCCCGCATCATCGACCGCGCGGCCAAACGCGCTGCGCGTGTCGCTGCGGAGGTTGCGCGAGAGCAGGGCATCAGCGAAACGACCATCGAGATGATCAAGGCGCAGATCCTCGGGCTCACTCCGGCGACTCTCCGCGCGCCGTGAACGGGGGGGCGTCAGGGCTTGCCGCTCGCGGCTCGGGAAGGCGGCGGCGTTCGCGCGCGTGAAGACGGCCGATCGCGTGGCGGCGAGGGGTCCCTCCGGTTCCCACCTTTGCGCAGCCCAACTGTACCGGCTGGCATAATTCCGGTTCCCACCTTTGCAGAGCGCGAACTATTGAAAACCATCGTCATGCCGCGACGTTAGACTGCAATGAGGCGCAGTTCCCACCCTCACCCCCTCGCCCAGCCTAATTTCGTGCACTTGCGGTCGGCTCGACCGCTTCTCCCACCGGATGCGGCCCGTCTAGTTCAGACGTGTTCGAGCGGCTTTTCCTCGCCGCTTCAAGGACTTGCGAAAGGTGGGAACCGCTTCTGCGCTATTTTTGAGGTGTTCCCCCGCGCCGGTTCCCACCTTTCGACCGCCGCAGTTCTTCGGAATTTCTCCGCTTTCCTTCGGCTGGCTTCGGTATTTGTCAGGCCCCGCGCCTACTGACAGGATCCGTGTACTTCGACACAGGTGCGCGGCGGCGAGATCCCGCACGTGGATGTAGTCGCGCAGGCACGTCCCGTCGGGGGTGTCCCAGTCCGAGCCGAAGATCGTCAGGTGCTTCCGCTCGCCGCGCGCGCGACATCGCCGAGCACGTGAGCCACGTCGGCCGCGAGGAGCGCGCGACCGTCGAGGCGGCGCGTGCCTAGGGAGCCGGGACGCGCTCCGGTGGAGCGCCTGCGCTCCCTCCTCGGCTTCCCGCCGCGGCCCGACGTGCCGGGCCCCCGCTCGATCGTCCTCTGCGCCGACGCGATGATCCGCCGGCCGCTCGAGTTCCTGACGGAGATCTCGAAGGAGCACGGCGACGTCGTCCGCTTCCCGCTCCTCCACAACGAGGTCTTCCTCTTCAACCACCCCGACGCGATCGAAGAGCTCGTCATCGCGCGCAAGGACCTCCTCGTCAAAGACTGGCTCACGCGCGAGCTCGGCGTCATCGTCGGCAAGGGCCTCCTCTTGAGCGAGGGCGCGCTCTGGAAGAGGCAGCGGCGCCTCGTGCAGCCCGGCTTCCACCGCGAGCGCATCGCCGCCTACGCCGACGTGATGGTCCGCTACGCCGAGCGCGCGACGGAGGGCTGGGAAGACGGGCAGACGCGCGACGTCCACGTCGACCTGATGCGCCTCACGCTCGACATCGTCGCGAAGACGCTCTTCGGGGTGGAGGTCGCCTCCGTCGCGCGTCGCGTCGAGCATTGCCTCGAGATCCTCGCCGCGCGCTTCTCCGGCGTCGGCGCGGTCATCCCGCTCGCCGTTCCGCTCCCGGGCAACCTCCGCACGAAGCGCGCGATCGCCGAGCTCGACGACATCGTCTACGGCATCATCCGCGAGCGCCGCGCGGGCGGCGACAGCGGCGACCTCATCTCGATGCTCATCGACGCGAGCGAGGGCGACGAGGGGGAGGGCGGCGTCATGGACGACCGCCAGCTCCGCGACGAGGCCATCACGCTCCTGCTCGCAGGTCATGAGACGACCGCGCTCGCGCTCGGCTACGCGCTCCACCTCCTCGGCCGCCACCCGCTCGCCCTCGCGAAGCTCCGCACCGAGATCGACAACGTCGTCGGCGATCGCGCGGCGACGGCGGCCGACGTGCCCGCCCTCGAGTACGCCGACGCCGCGGTGCGCGAGGCGATGCGCCTCTACCCGCCCGCGTGGGCGATCGGCCGCGAGGCGACCGAGCCGCTCACCGTCGCGGGCATCCCCGTCGAGAAGGGCGCGCAGCTCTGGGCGGCGCAGTGGGTCGTCCACCGCGATCCGCGCTGGTTCCCCGAACCCGAGCGCTTCGATCCCGATCGCTGGCTGACCGGCCCGCCGATCCCGAAGCACGCGTACTTTCCGTTCGGCGGCGGTCCGCGCGTCTGCATCGGCAACGCCTTCGCCACGATGGAGATGGTGCTCGTCCTCGTGACGATCGCGCGGCGGTTCGACCTCACGCCCGAGCGCGAGCCGAAGCTCGTCCCGTCCGTCACGCTCCGACCCCAGGGCGGCCTCCCGATGCTCGTCCGGCGTCGCCCGCCGCCCGCCTGAGCCGCGCATTGGGGGAGCTTTCGGAGTTATTGGCTTCTTTTGACGCATGGCCAAAACATTTCGAAGGTCGTGATACCCTGCGAAAAAGCCCATGGATCCGACGCTCAACCCCTTCGCGCCGGGCGCGGGCGCGCCGCCTCCGGAGCTCGCGGGGCGCGACGAGGTGCTGGCGAGCGCGTCGCTCGCGCTGCAGCGCGCGAAGGCCGGGCGCGCCGCGAAGAGCCTCATGCTCCTCGGCCTCCGCGGCGTCGGGAAGACCGTCCTCTTGAACCAGATCGCGGAGATCGCCGAAGCGGAGGCGCTCCACGCGCTCGTGCTCGAGTCGCCCGAGCACGAGCCGCTCGCGGATCTCCTCGTCCCGAAGCTGCGCGCGCTCCTCTTGAAGCTCAGCCGCGTCGAGAAGACCGCCCACCGCGCGCGCGCCGCCCTCGGCGTGCTCCGCGCCTTCGCCACCGCGTTCAAGGCGAAGATCGGCGACGTGGAGTTCACCGTCGCGCCCGCGGTCGGCGTCGCGGACACGGGATCGCTCGAGTACGACCTGCCCGATCTCTTCTTCGCCGTCGCCGAGACGATGCGCGAGGTCGACAGCGTGCTCGTCCTCTGCATCGACGAGGTGCAGTACCTCGGCAAGACGGATCTCTCCGCCCTCATCGTCGCGATCCACAAGCTCGCGCAGAAGAGCATGCCGTTCCTGTTCTTCGGCGCCGGGCTCCCGCAGGTCGCGACGCTCGCCGGCGAGGCCAAGTCGTACGCCGAGCGCCTCTTCGACTACCCGAAGATCGAGGCGCTCGATCCGGCGGGCGCGCGCGACGCGATCGTCAAGCCGCTCGAGCGCGAAGGCGTCGGCATCAGCGACCACGCCGTCCAGCGCATCGTCGAGGAGACCCACGCGTTCCCGTACTTCCTCCAGGAGTGGGGCTTTCACGTCTGGAACGAGACCGAGACTCCGCCGGTCAACGTCACGGACGTCCAGCGCGCGACGGTGCGCGCGCGCGCGGCGCTCGACGAGAGCTTCTTCCACGTGCGCTTCGCGCGGCTGACCGAGCGGGAGCGCGACTACGCGCGGGCCATGGCGTCGCTCGGCCCCGGCCCGCAGCGCTCCGGCGCGATCGCCGACGTCCTCGGCGTGCCGGTGACGAGCGCCGCGTCGCTCCGCAACGAGCTGATCAAGAAGGGCATGGTCTTCAGCCCGCAGCACGGCGAGACGCAGTTCACCGTCCCCATGTTCGACGACTTCCTCCGGCGAGCGATGCCCGAGTGGAAGCCGCCGAAGCCGGCGCG
This sequence is a window from Labilithrix sp.. Protein-coding genes within it:
- a CDS encoding molecular chaperone DnaJ → MNKPQEIELCGVCGGDGTIDNAWGQRAKCPSCHGNGKRRVDTGFHDVTKTKPSHHGVPTNRQGVVVKETKPTTPMGILLMNEVEKTALSADAKAKLVLEIYEHEASHGQVTKTFVKKLRKGAGIKAGG
- a CDS encoding DUF3486 family protein, which codes for MSESAVYRYSLNFQSLARELRFVREMAQAAGRELDAIPDGADPGRLLVESLQALMFRARAQLAQSETVDEKTLESLTVSARNLAQAMKTNVDTEARIIDRAAKRAARVAAEVAREQGISETTIEMIKAQILGLTPATLRAP
- a CDS encoding cytochrome P450, whose translation is MERLRSLLGFPPRPDVPGPRSIVLCADAMIRRPLEFLTEISKEHGDVVRFPLLHNEVFLFNHPDAIEELVIARKDLLVKDWLTRELGVIVGKGLLLSEGALWKRQRRLVQPGFHRERIAAYADVMVRYAERATEGWEDGQTRDVHVDLMRLTLDIVAKTLFGVEVASVARRVEHCLEILAARFSGVGAVIPLAVPLPGNLRTKRAIAELDDIVYGIIRERRAGGDSGDLISMLIDASEGDEGEGGVMDDRQLRDEAITLLLAGHETTALALGYALHLLGRHPLALAKLRTEIDNVVGDRAATAADVPALEYADAAVREAMRLYPPAWAIGREATEPLTVAGIPVEKGAQLWAAQWVVHRDPRWFPEPERFDPDRWLTGPPIPKHAYFPFGGGPRVCIGNAFATMEMVLVLVTIARRFDLTPEREPKLVPSVTLRPQGGLPMLVRRRPPPA
- a CDS encoding ATP-binding protein — translated: MDPTLNPFAPGAGAPPPELAGRDEVLASASLALQRAKAGRAAKSLMLLGLRGVGKTVLLNQIAEIAEAEALHALVLESPEHEPLADLLVPKLRALLLKLSRVEKTAHRARAALGVLRAFATAFKAKIGDVEFTVAPAVGVADTGSLEYDLPDLFFAVAETMREVDSVLVLCIDEVQYLGKTDLSALIVAIHKLAQKSMPFLFFGAGLPQVATLAGEAKSYAERLFDYPKIEALDPAGARDAIVKPLEREGVGISDHAVQRIVEETHAFPYFLQEWGFHVWNETETPPVNVTDVQRATVRARAALDESFFHVRFARLTERERDYARAMASLGPGPQRSGAIADVLGVPVTSAASLRNELIKKGMVFSPQHGETQFTVPMFDDFLRRAMPEWKPPKPARPPLTRKRTPKGRA